The sequence AAAGAGCGACGCGATATGGCCATCTGCGCCCATGCCGAGCCAGACCAGATCGAATAACGGCAGCGGCAAACCTTCTTCCAGCTTCGCAACATGGGCAGGCGTCGCATCAAAAGAGGCCTCCAGTCTGCCTTGGTTGCTAGCGGGGTGGTTCGGCGGAACAATGCGCTCGTCGGTCAGCATCAGCGACACTGTGCCCCATGGCAGGGTGCGCCTGGACAATATGTCAAAAATGGGCAGCGGCGTTTTTCCTCCGGGAACCGCCAGCCAGTGATTGCCGGGGCGCTGGATGATCGCGCCAATATGGTCCGCGACCGATTCAGCATCGGCCTTGGCGGCCCAGCAGATCGGGGCGGTTATGTCCTCGGCCTCACTCATGCCAGCTCACTCCGTCGCGTTCGGTCAGCGCAATGGCTGCCGATGGTCCCCAGCTTCCTGCACCATAGGATTTCGGTTTCATGTCATTCTTGTGCCATGTCTCGCGAATGGCATCGACCCAGCGCCACTGGGCCTCGACCTCGTCGCGGCGCAC comes from Sphingorhabdus sp. YGSMI21 and encodes:
- a CDS encoding 6-phosphogluconolactonase, which translates into the protein MSEAEDITAPICWAAKADAESVADHIGAIIQRPGNHWLAVPGGKTPLPIFDILSRRTLPWGTVSLMLTDERIVPPNHPASNQGRLEASFDATPAHVAKLEEGLPLPLFDLVWLGMGADGHIASLFPNIEPNARGAPAVIRTRPDPLPPEAPFERLSLNLAALTQAREIMLVVRGCDKKRVLDEAIAGENDLPVARLFAAARCPITIFWSRT